A genomic stretch from Caloenas nicobarica isolate bCalNic1 chromosome 3, bCalNic1.hap1, whole genome shotgun sequence includes:
- the LOC135986592 gene encoding prolyl-tRNA synthetase associated domain-containing protein 1-like, with translation MAAGAELRAALARRLRDLGIATVTAEHPEVFTVEEMMPHVQHMKGGHSKNLFLKDKKKKGFWLVTVLHDRQINLNDLAKKLGVGSGNLRFSEEKALQEKLQVGQGCATPLALFCDQGDVTLVLDAALLEGGHEKVYFHPMTNSATMGLSPDDFLKFVRSTGHDPVIIHFDEDVK, from the exons AtggcggcgggcgcggagctGCGGGCGGCGCTggcgcggcggctgcgggaCTTGGGCATCGCCACGGTCACCGCCGAGCACCCCGAG GTGTTCACTGTTGAAGAAATGATGCCCCACGTCCAACACATGAAGGGAGGTCACAGTAAAAACCTCTTTcttaaagacaaaaagaagaaagggtTCTGGCTGGTGACGGTTCTGCACGACAGGCAAATCAACCTGAACGACCTGGCTAAAAAACTGGGCGTTGGGAGCGGGAACCTGCGTTTTTCGGAGGAAAAGGCCttgcaggagaagctgcaggtgggtcAGGGCTGCGCGACGCCCCTCGCCCTGTTCTGCGACCAGGGGGACGTCACGTTGGTGCTGGACGCCGCTCTTCTGGAGGGCGGCCACGAAAAGGTCTATTTCCATCCCATGACCAATTCTGCAACCATGGGCTTGAGCCCTGACGACTTTTTGAAGTTCGTGAGATCAACGGGCCACGATCCTGTCATCATCCATTTTGATGAAGATGTCAAGTAG